The Trichoderma atroviride chromosome 5, complete sequence genome contains a region encoding:
- a CDS encoding uncharacterized protein (EggNog:ENOG41) has product MHEATDGDWQSIIQNYASTRWVFPQAPTGEPLIPSLQSISTGIQHAAHRGEPNWWNNQQGQDPDAARRESDMLPGLRERIKELEKVITNEVNLLGGRWERVILAGIGHGAGMAMATIISLGIPSEEHATNTNTSSERKKPQPLGGFVGISCEMPLHETPSAARRLLFPDSDALPDKEKSNDVWKKTPVLLQYFVNGGQEYLDKGRALRDMLVANGVEDVCWREYEDGRMFMNSPRGVEDVKEFFGDKMDLRPNY; this is encoded by the coding sequence ATGCACGAGGCCACCGACGGCGACTGGCAATCCATTATCCAAAACTACGCCTCGACGCGGTGGGTGTTCCCGCAGGCACCCACCGGCGAGCCGCTGATACCGTCGCTGCAGAGCATCTCGACGGGCATCCAGCACGCGGCGCACAGGGGCGAGCCCAACTGGTGGAACAACCAGCAGGGACAGGACCCGGACGCGGCGAGGCGGGAGAGCGACATGCTGCCTGGCCTGCGGGAGAggatcaaggagctggaaaaggtCATCACCAACGAGGTCAACCTGCTGGGAGGCCGCTGGGAGAGGGTCATTCTGGCGGGCATCGGCCACGGCGCgggcatggccatggcgacAATCATCAGCCTGGGCATCCCCAGCGAGGAACACGccacaaacacaaacacaagcagcgaaaggaagaagccccAGCCTCTGGGCGGCTTCGTCGGCATATCCTGCGAGATGCCCCTCCACGAAACGCCCTCGGCCGCCCGCCGGCTGCTCTTCCCAGACAGCGACGCCCTGCcggacaaggagaagagcaacgacgtgtggaagaagacgcccGTGCTGCTGCAGTACTTTGTCAATGGCGGGCAGGAGTATCTGGACAAGGGCCGGGCTCTGCGCGACATGCTGGTGGCGAATGGCGTCGAGGACGTGTGCTGGCGTGAGTATGAAGATGGGCGCATGTTTATGAATTCGCCGCGGGGGGTGGAGGATGTGAAGGAGTTTTTTGGGGACAAGATGGATTTGAGGCCGAATTACTGA
- a CDS encoding uncharacterized protein (EggNog:ENOG41~TransMembrane:4 (i519-547o553-574i734-754o766-789i)) — protein sequence MDSSRSRGSRSLRSSRWRSISSASASPSPSPRSPSPLRTDDEVDPHTVVPPPQQQQQQQQQQQQQQQPPARSRSDSRSSLQPPPPRYSAPSADRGRSRRMRSVSSWRSYNNPATPDATEESETEYFPPLGNASSAVSRTSSIRGRAPSTAGSVAGSVAGSVAGSNAGVRPVHERIRQPSVRIRRRSSSGGGTSVIDYASESSDTDAGRRHLPRPRSVSQPMPAAQIYPDANVARLSRRVPQVALPRLTEEGSRPTMSELGIPPSPLSPSRSLPEEPLEEDDPRNPDSGGSPARRLTRKRKLSKMFWPGSSLNRGPMSPPPRGVSSERGTSAGPSTQSHFGLNLGQRQGQQAPASDEYGEDLVDWLDIIDPEVQTLSTLTNVQNSLFVPDLGPWINRRPTYVLSQREAAPTGRRGRAATVAAERQEEELPEPIEELPRFETGAETPRSEGVPATLRRTDTITSRLTDSHYAALPHGISLEGWTEEEKMELDDRVRHMLHSKRSRFKRTMKGFGQYVRRPLGFFVTLYAVLITLFGLAWVLFLIGWIYVGDKQVYTIHIIDSVLVALFAVMGDGLAPFRAIDTYHMSFVIHYSRKIEKAKKKKLKEKEEAIAQAAAEGSVELTHYASGDPLAAYPGAPTLEPQSVSASASASVERIATSTSNLNLATAPPPDPEQAIVDQNGDVEAAKLDIEYDEDSPLTFKQWKRMRHHQKKLAKSHSFYKPDETFTHFAFPLPYLIAIVILLDCHSCLQISLGATTWGIDYHHRPFAITTVILCVSIACNISAGLTIMIGDRKTRKKDVWKLLTRQELTGDAIKHLETKRAKEQSHSHESGHDSGHNSVQEEIQTDMSIKEDMTTKEDR from the exons ATGGATTCCAGCCGCTCGCGAGGCTCCAGAAGCCTGCGGTCGTCGCGATGGCGCTCCATCTCGtcggcctcagcctcgccctcgccgtcgcccCGATCGCCGTCGCCTCTGCGCACCGACGACGAGGTCGATCCTCACACAGTCGTTCCACCacctcaacaacaacaacaacaacaacaacagcagcagcagcaacaacaaccgCCAGCGCGATCGCGAAGTGACAGCCGGTCCAGCCtacagccgccgccgccccgATATAGCGCGCCCAGCGCTGATCGCGGTCGCAGCCGGCGCATGAGATCCGTCTCGTCGTGGCGGTCGTACAACAACCCGGCCACGCCAGACGCTACCGAAGAGTCAGAGACCGAATACTTCCCGCCGCTGGGCAACGCCTCCAGCGCCGTTTCCAGGACGTCGAGCATCCGCGGCCGTGCTCCGTCAACCGCGGGCTCCGTTGCGGGCTCCGTGGCAGGCTCCGTGGCAGGCTCCAATGCTGGTGTCCGGCCGGTCCATGAGCGGATAAGACAGCCCAGCGTTCGCATCCGAcgacgcagctccagcggcggcGGAACCTCCGTCATCGACTATGCCTCCGAGAGCAGCGACACCGATGCAGGCCGCCGTCACCTTCCCCGGCCGCGGAGCGTATCGCAGCCCATGCCTGCCGCGCAAATCTACCCGGACGCCAACGTTGCCAGACTGTCGCGCCGCGTGCCGCAGGTGGCGCTGCCGCGTCTCACAGAGGAGGGATCGCGGCCGACCATGTCCGAGCTGGGCATCCCTCCGTCGCCGCTTTCGCCCTCGAGGTCGCTGCCAGAGGAGCCGCTGGAGGAAGACGACCCTCGCAATCCCGATAGTGGCGGCTCTCCAGCACGGAGACTGACCAGGAAGCGGAAGCTTAGCAAGATGTTCTGGCCTGGCAGCTCCCTCAATCGCGGACCAATGTCGCCACCACCCCGCGGTGTAAGCTCAGAGAGAGGCACCTCCGCGGGCCCTTCCACCCAGAGTCATTTCGGCCTCAATCTTGGCCAGCGCCAAGGCCAGCAGGCGCCCGCGTCCGACGAGTACGGCGAAGACCTGGTTGACTGGCTGGATATCATTG ATCCCGAGGTCCAGACCCTTTCGACCCTGACAAACGTGCAAAACTCCCTGTTCGTGCCTGATCTTGGCCCTTGGATCAACCGCCGCCCCACCTACGTCCTGTCCCAGCGTGAGGCTGCACCGACGGGGCGACGAGGCCGGGCTGCTaccgttgctgctgagcgccaggaggaggagctgccCGAGCCGATCGAGGAGCTGCCCAGGTTCGAGACGGGCGCGGAGACGCCCAGGAGCGAGGGTGTGCCGGCGACGCTGCGGCGAACCGACACAATCACCTCGCGGCTCACAGACTCGCACTACGCGGCGCTGCCGCACGGCATCAGCCTCGAGGGCTGgaccgaggaggagaagatggagctggaCGACCGCGTGCGCCACATGCTGCACTCCAAGCGGTCGCGCTTCAAGCGCACCATGAAGGGCTTTGGCCAGTACGTGCGGCGGCCgctgggcttcttcgtcACGCTCTACGCCGTCCTCATCACCCTCTTTGGCCTGGCCTGGGTGCTGTTCCTCATCGGCTGGATCTACGTCGGCGACAAGCAGGTGTACACCATCCACATCATCGACAGCGTGCTGGTGGCCCTGTTCGCCGTCATGGGCGACGGCCTGGCCCCCTTCCGAGCCATTGACACATACCACATGTCCTTTGTCATTCACTACTCGCGCaagattgaaaaggccaagaagaagaagctcaaggagaaggaggaggccATTGCgcaggcagcggcagagggcAGCGTGGAGCTTACCCACTATGCTTCCGGCGACCCTCTCGCAGCGTACCCCGGCGCTCCCACTCTCGAGCCCCAGAGCGTCAGCGCGAGCGCCAGCGCTTCGGTCGAGAGAAtcgccaccagcaccagcaaccTCAACCTTGCGACGGCGCCCCCGCCCGATCCCGAGCAGGCCATTGTGGATCAGAATGGAGacgtcgaggccgccaagctcgaCATTGAGTACGACGAGGACTCTCCGCTCACGTTCAAGCAGTGGAAGCGCATGCGGCACCaccagaagaagctggccaagtCTCACAGCTTCTACAAGCCCGACGAGACCTTTACGCACTTTGCCTTTCCCTTGCCCTACCTGATTGCCATTGTGATCCTGCTGGACTGCCACTCGTGCCTGCAAATCTCGCTGGGTGCCACCACCTGGGGCATCGACTACCACCACCGACCCtttgccatcaccaccgtcaTCCTCTGCGTCAGTATCGCGTGCAACATCTCCGCCGGCCTCACCATCATGATTGGCGATCGCAAGACGCGAAAGAAGGATGTGTGGAAGCTGTTGACGCGACAGGAGCTGACgggcgatgccatcaagcatCTCGAGACCAAGCGTGCCAAGGAGCAGAGCCACAGCCACGAAAGCGGCCACGACAGCGGCCACAATAGCGTGCAGGAGGAGATTCAGACGGATATGAGCATCAAAGAAGACATGACTACCAAAGAGGACCGGTAG